The Podospora pseudopauciseta strain CBS 411.78 chromosome 2 map unlocalized CBS411.78m_2, whole genome shotgun sequence genome has a window encoding:
- a CDS encoding uncharacterized protein (COG:T; EggNog:ENOG503NVHW): MAPPITLNRNFPPTPNHVWSPFVNKLELRLRLSSIPYTTASGSLPQSPNRKIPYISYQPSPNHTPELLGDSTLITKRLISDHLLPDLNSALSPAEKALDLSIRALLEDKLQFFNTREQWVDNYYPMREGILGQGGAGLPWVMQWLIGGKIYKDIIRTLYGQGTGRYSSDEVRVLKEEVWEAINAFVVEGRNKTLARRRGKGDNGDDKPFWVLGGEGPTEADCTLYGMVAGRLMCSSAAPETGRLVRGYPTLVEYARRIHDRYFEEYDLWEEEI, from the exons ATGGCACCCCCCATAACCCTCAACCGTaacttcccccccacccctaACCACGTCTGGTCCCCCTTCGTCAATAAACTCGagctccgcctccgcctctcctccatcccctACACCACTGCCTCTGGCTCCCTACCCCAATCCCCCAACAGGAAAATACCCTACATATCCTACCAGccctccccaaaccacaCCCCCGAACTCCTAGGCGACTCAACCCTTATCACTAAGCGGCTTATATCcgaccacctcctccccgacctCAACTCTGCCCTTTCCCCGGCAGAAAAAGCCCTTGACCTGTCCATTAGAGCACTACTGGAAGATAAACTCCAGTTCTTCAACACCCGCGAGCAATGGGTCGACAACTACTACCCCATGAGAGAAGGAATTCTCGGTCAGGGAGGAGCGGGTCTGCCATGGGTGATGCAATGGCTTATAGGGGGGAAGATTTACAAGGATATCATCCGGACGCTCTATGGGCAGGGGACAGGGAGGTACTCTTCTGAcgaggtgagggtgttgaaggaggaggtgtggGAAGCTATAAATGCTTTtgttgtggaggggaggaataAAACTCTAGcccggaggagggggaaaggggataATGGTGACGATAAGCCGTTTTGGGtcttgggaggggaggggccCACGGAAGCGGATTGCACTTTGTATGGCATGGTtgcggggaggttgatgtgtAGCAG CGCTGCTCCTGAgacggggaggttggtgaggggtTATCCCACGTTGGTGGAGTACGCGAGGAGGATTCATGATCGATACTTTGAGGAGTATGAtctttgggaggaggaaatcTAG
- a CDS encoding uncharacterized protein (EggNog:ENOG503NZ4K; COG:S) — MRSVVYSIIAALLAYQFYALGPLIQRAVTVLGVFRSYPAGDIGTTQQVTSIPDTTHCEDLHHHVPSGLLFTACEDDPSTRFQWFPPLGNLDNPKLAAENRGSIHVIDPKGLESRRLKFENFDGAFITHGIDVIDDPELPTGQAVYIFAINHLPDPTPTAEGEEAKARSQIELFHHKIGTNTIRHIRSVWHPLIRTPNDVYATSPTSVYATNDHYYTGHSIMRMLEDVYYGAKWTDTVHIKLDSLSPVKTSDAGLSASVALAGVHNNNGLGHGRTEDEILIAQAASGTLHIAQLPPKGSSNYNITILDTLEVDSVVDNPSYFKDPLATGPSDDRSGFLLPGISKAATLAETSRDPAGKDPVKVFYTKPSAGVKAQQWETRVIFEDDSSRIRSASAAVLISLGKSKARLFVTGFVSANVIALDADL; from the exons ATGAGGTCGGTGGTATACTCTATCATTGCGGCTCTGCTCGCTTACCAGTTCTACGCCCTAGGCCCTCTGATTCAACGTGCAGTGACTGTTCTGGGCGTTTTCCGAAGCTATCCTGCGGGTGACATAGGCACCACGCAGCAAGTGACCTCTATTCCTGACACAACGCATTGCGAGGATCTTCACCATCATGTTCCGAGCGGTCTCCTCTTCACAGCCTGCGAAGATGATCCTAGTACGCGGTTTCAGTGGTTTCCCCCGCTTGGAAACTTGGATAATCCCAAGCTGGCCGCAGAGAACAGAGGTTCCATCCATGTGATTGATCCCAAG GGTCTTGAATCACGACGGCTCAAGTTCGAAAACTTTGACGGTGCTTTCATCACCCACGGCATTGATGTAATCGACGACCCCGAATTGCCCACTGGTCAGGCCGTCTACATTTttgccatcaaccacctTCCTGACCCCACCCCTACCGCGGAAGGCGAAGAGGCAAAGGCAAGGTCCCAAATCGAACTCTTCCACCACAAGATCGGCACGAACACGATCAGACATATCCGGTCTGTTTGGCACCCTCTGATCCGGACGCCAAATGACGTCTATGCCACCAGCCCGACTTCTGTCTATGCCACGAACGATCATTACTACACCGGCCATAGCATCATGCGCATGTTGGAGGATGTCTATTACGGAGCCAAGTGGACAGATACTGTGCATATCAAGCTCGATTCCTTGAGCCCAGTCAAGACATCAGACGCTGGTCTAAGTGCCAGTGTAGCCCTCGCCGGAgttcacaacaacaacggtcTTGGCCACGGCCGGACCGAAGACGAGATCTTGATCGCACAAGCAGCTAGCGGCACCCTTCACATTGCTCAGCTCCCACCCAAGGGTAGCTCAAACTACAACATTACCATTTTGGACACGCTCGAGGTTGACTCTGTTGTGGACAACCCCAGCTACTTCAAGGACCCTCTTGCCACAGGCCCCTCGGATGACCGCAGTGGTTTCTTGTTGCCAGGCATCTCAAAGGCTGCCACTCTCGCCGAGACTTCCAGAGACCCAGCTGGCAAGGACCCTGTCAAAGTCTTCTATACCAAGCCTTCAGCAGGTGTGAAGGCGCAGCAGTGGGAGACAAGGGTGATCTTTGAGGATGACAGCAGCAGGATCAGGAGCGCAAGTGCTGCTGTCCTCATCTCTCTCGGCAAGAGCAAGGCGCGGTTGTTTGTTACGGGATTTGTCTCGGCCAACGTTATTGCTCTTGATGCAGACCTATAG
- a CDS encoding uncharacterized protein (EggNog:ENOG503PNPV), which produces MADRLSDTEAPSGITASRLLDQLESPLFGKLPAELRAVIYTEIFGGQRIHLNFTTHPIRADRVGLRKRWRHAICEQPVAGPFSEVTSRQHHCFLASRRRVLDINLLFTCQRVFEEGIPILYQSNTFHIVNIGTERLPSDDLRSLQVKIPKNWGLIRSLEFKWEVNIFDRNHPRFVPHHWGRDGYEAFWDGLADMPLLSQLRISIIMPQILMLASPEELRKLYFEPITRLKHLRICEVILPRSYSSHFGMSPEDQRLPIDGDGDYHISWATVDDGRPLAAAAANPASIQLLRTATSHTLSAPPGWS; this is translated from the exons ATGGCAGACAGACTTTCTGACACCGAGGCCCCCTCGGGGATAACAGCCTCGCGTCTTTTGGACCAACTCGAGTCGCCCCTGTTTGGCAAGCTACCTGCCGAGTTGCGAGCTGTCATCTATACCGAGATCTTTGGCGGTCAACGCATCCATCTGAATTTCACAACTCACCCCATTCGCGCTGACAGGGTTGGTCTCAGGAAGCGCTGGCGCCACGCCATCTGTGAGCAGCCAGTTGCTGGCCCCTTCAGCGAGGTTACATCACGCCAGCATCACTGCTTTCTTGCCAGTCGCCGACGAGTGCTGGATATCAACCTTCTCTTCACTTGCCAGCGAGT ATTTGAAGAAGGGATTCCCATACTGTATCAGTCCAATACCTTTCACATCGTCAACATTGGCACCGAGAGGCTTCCCTCAGATGATCTGCGGAGCCTTCAAGTAAAAATACCCAAGAATTGGGGGCTCATCAGATCCTTGGAGTTCAAATGGGAAGTGAACATCTTTGATCGGAACCACCCCAGGTTTGTTCCGCATCATTGGGGGCGTGATGGCTACGAAGCATTCTGGGATGGTCTCGCCGATATGCCGTTGCTGTCTCAGCTGCGTATTTCCATCATCATGCCGCAAATACTCATGCTCGCATCGCCTGAGGAGCTTCGAAAGCTTTATTTTGAGCCTATAACGCGCCTCAAGCATTTACGGATATGTGAAGTGATCCTACCGAGATCGTACAGCTCGCATTTTGGCATGAGCCCGGAGGATCAGCGCCTTCCTATTGATGGAGATGGCGATTACCATATCAGCTGGGCcactgttgatgatggacgTCCactggctgctgctgctgccaacccTGCGTCCATTCAACTCCTGCGAACAGCTACTTCCCACACACTGTCAGCGCCTCCAGGCTGGTCATGA
- a CDS encoding uncharacterized protein (COG:Q; EggNog:ENOG503NZDB), translating to MSRNLAESIPLVNRLFALLESYWQQQLDPALPTPPAEIKAIVPTQQSILKHLSEREYLKQLAPKSVKDASLLSFDPGVFDNELLKLKLYSTVDPKDPSHAKEPEGDIVEGTYMGTQIALTQAYAKIEQTFSALFDVLGIEPTLPRYIPLEEQKKLYNYSAYPKNADGTPAQYPPHLQTIPPEHSYTPFGIFNAIGLIETQVILKKITPTEDGLVGKTKEWLLEKARAAAFGGDPEKGIKIQDVVDYNKYHRKFGTDISNGGNIGLLDDWYSDRRFADQQFTGVNPTTITKASPAWIADFTKAAKDGGYNKWLDFFAKVDKSSLFVQDGSYFRKAFGISNPEQVLHHKQPGSDDNWCVGAVTLFQLHDDGKLHPIAICIDHKGSMEKSTTIFNKRMTPYDSTAGEKEDWPWRYAKTASQVTDWMRHELAVHLTLSHLVEESIIVAINRTIPMDHPLYRLLLPHWYKTLSLNAAARASLVPQVVADIVGVTPDQAYSFIRDAYDTYDFVGSYVPNDLNRRGFPNTQEGLSHTRYKNYPYAKNMLALWHVLRNYVNSMLRISFPTDESIANDKYIQDFVKEVKTAGFMPSFPELKTLDALVDAVTMCIHIASPYHSAVNYLQNFYQVFVVSKPPCLCKEPPTTIGQLRQFNESDLVASLPINRQRQWLLAAQLPWLLSFKVDDERSLLNYAASQWNVYRYKKGANELKVKEASQKLYEDLQGLQRVFFHNSTGMDKGSIPYMVLDPGLTAVSILI from the exons ATGTCACGAAACTTGGCAGAAAGCATCCCCTTAGTGAACAGGCTTTTTGCCTTGCTCGAGAGCTATTGGCAACAGCAACTGGACCCGGCTCTCcccacaccaccagctgAGATCAAGGCCATCGTCCCGACCCAGCAATCGATTCTCAAACACCTCTCAGAGAGAGAATATCTGAAGCAGTTAGCACCGAAGTCTGTCAAGGATGCCTCGTTGTTGTCATTTGACCCAGGTGTTTTTGACAATGAACTCCTGAAGTTGAAGCTTTACTCTACTGTCGACCCTAAGGATCCCTCCCACGCCAAGGAGCCCGAAGGTGACATCGTAGAGGGCACTTACATGGGGACTCAGATTGCTCTAACCCAAGCATACGCCAAAATCGAACAAAC ATTTTCTGCGCTGTTCGATGTTCTAGGCATTGAGCCAACACTGCCTCGGTATATCCCCCTcgaggagcagaagaagctCTACAACTACTCGGCGTACCCCAAGAATGCGGATGGAACGCCTGCGCAGTATCCTCCCCACCTTCAGACGATCCCTCCGGAGCACAGTTACACACCTTTTGGTATTTTCAACGCGATTGGGCTCATTGAGACTCAAGTCATTCTCAAGAAGATCACACCAACAGAGGATGGTCTGGTTGGCAAGACGAAAGAGTGGCTGCTTGAGAAGGCCAGGGCAGCAGCCTTTGGAGGCGATCCTGAGAAGGGGATCAAAATCCAGGACGTTGTTGACTACAATAAATACCACCGCAAATTCGGCACTGACATCAGCAACGGCGGAAATATCGGTCTTTTAGACGACTGGTACAGCGATCGTCGGTTTGCTGATCAGCAGTTCACTGGAGTCAACCCTACCACCATTACCAAAGCCTCGCCAGCATGGATTGCTGACTTCACCAAGGCGGCCAAGGATGGTGGGTACAACAAATGGCTAGACTTCTTCGCCAAGGTGGACAAGTCTTCCCTATTTGTGCAGGACGGCAGTTACTTTCGCAAGGCTTTTGGCATCTCAAATCCAGAACAGGTGCTCCATCATAAACAGCCTGGAAGCGATGACAACTGGTGTGTCGGGGCAGTGACCCTGTTCCAACTTCATGATGACGGCAAGCTGCACCCCATCGCCATCTGCATTGACCACAAGGGTTCGATGGAGaagtccaccaccatcttcaacaaacGCATGACACCATACGACTCAACCGCcggtgagaaggaggattGGCCATGGCGATACGCCAAAACAGCCTCTCAGGTTACCGACTGGATGCGCCATGAGCTTGCCGTGCATCTTACGTTGTCTCATCTTGTCGAAGAGTCGATCATCGTCGCCATCAACCGAACCATTCCGATGGATCATCCCCTGTACCGTTTGTTATTGCCTCACTGGTACAagaccctctccctcaaTGCTGCTGCTCGTGCCAGTCTTGTACCCCAGGTAGTAGCGGACATCGTCGGCGTGACTCCAGACCAAGCCTACAGTTTCATCCGCGACGCCTACGACACATACGATTTCGTTGGCAGCTATGTTCCCAACGATCTCAACAGGCGTGGCTTTCCCAACACACAAGAGGGACTCAGCCACACTCGCTACAAAAACTACCCCTATGCCAAGAACATGCTTGCTCTCTGGCACGTTCTGAGAAACTACGTCAACTCCATGCTCAGAATCTCGTTCCCTACGGATGAGAGCATCGCAAATGACAAGTACATCCAGGACTTTGTTAAAGAAGTCAAAACAGCCGGCTTCATGCCCTCTTTCCCGGAGCTCAAGACGCTCGATGCCCTTGTCGACGCTGTCACCATGTGCATTCATATCGCCTCCCCTTACCACAGCGCTGTCAACTACCTGCAGAACTTCTACCAGGTCTTTGTTGTCTCCAAGCCCCCATGCTTGTGTAAGGAGCCCCCGACCACAATTGGGCAGCTCCGCCAGTTCAACGAGTCGGACTTGGTGGCTTCACTTCCTATCAACAGACAACGGCAGTGGCTTCTGGCTGCACAACTGCCTTGGCTGTTGAGCTTCaaggtggatgatgagaggaGCTTACTCAATTATGCGGCCAGCCAGTGGAATGTGTACCGGTACAAAAAGGGGGCGAATGAGCTGAAAGTTAAGGAGGCGAGCCAGAAGCTGTATGAAGACTTGCAGGGACTGCAGAGGGTCTTCTTTCACAACAGCACGGGAATGGATAAGGGGAGTATTCCGTATATGGTGTTGGATCCGGGGTTGACGGCTGTTTCTATTCTCATCTAG
- a CDS encoding uncharacterized protein (EggNog:ENOG503P5KR), producing the protein MPSVKNPNKPSKNRLAAKAAKARKEAQKSSAAGRLSKIEKTDANRFGARPGLMPTSGPRKPVSAKKQRKLEKKMGYALKRKMEREGEVEMKDAVVVEKKAEGGEKEEVEMDIS; encoded by the exons atgCCCTCCGTCAAAAACCCCAACAAGCCCTCCAAGAACAGGCTCGCCGCCAAGGCCGCCAAAGCCCGGAAAGAGGCGCAAAAGTCCTCCGCCGCTGGCCGCCTGTCCAAAATCGAGAAGACCGACGCAAACAGATTTGGCGCCCGCCCGGGGTTGATGCCTACGAGCGGCCCGAGAAAGCCGGTGAGCGCCAAGAAGCAGAGGAAGTTGGAGAAAAAGATGGGGTATGCGCTtaagaggaagatggagagggagggggaggtggagatgaagg ATGCGGTTGTGGTTGAGAAAAAggctgagggtggtgagaaagaggaggttgagatggataTTTCATGA
- a CDS encoding uncharacterized protein (COG:S; EggNog:ENOG503P1RI) yields the protein MYHLPEGGIDPKNISIECMGPIMEPLDFMSEENYGSTYPETKEGRMPEVLRVSLSFKNVAMPTIHLVSLVSPVIAGVGQQTQQAKATLKNVKGWRQGFSLGRLPRTLRDAAMITRRLGATSGSINLCIIQDDKSDWERGSSKMASIYQNSFLTLAATGSADGDCGCFAGFHEIP from the exons ATGTATCATCTCCCAGAGGGCGGCATCGACCCAAAGAACATCTCAATCGAATGTATGGGTCCAATCATGGAGCCTTTGGACTTTATGTCCGAAGAGAACTATGGGTCGACATATCCAGAAACGAAAGAGGGAAGAATGCCGGAAGTTTTGAGGGTTTCGCTCTCTTTCAAAAATGTCGCCATGCCGACTATCCATCTTGTCTCATTGGTCTCGCCGG TCATTGCTGGTGTCGGACAACAAACCCAGCAGGCTAAAGCAACGTTAAAAAATGTGAAAGGATGGCGTCAGGGCTTTTCCCTTGGAAGGCTTCCAAGGACACTCAGAGATGCAGCCATGATAACCCGCCGTCTTGGA GCTACCTCTGGATCGATAAATCTTTGCATCATACAGGATGACAAGAGCGACTGGGAACGTGGATCTAGCAAGATGGCAAGCATATACCAGAACTCCTTCCTCACATTGGCGGCTACTGGGTCTGCTGATGGTGACTGCGGCTGTTTCGCAGGTTTTCATGAGATTCCTTAG
- a CDS encoding uncharacterized protein (CAZy:GH72; EggNog:ENOG503NX0F; COG:G; CAZy:CBM43) translates to MRFSKTSLVSASLLLGQAAAELPPIVMKGSKFFYENGTQFFMKGVAYQQDSAASGQSTGSSKYSDPLADPASCRRDVPLLKQLRTNTIRTYAIDPTKNHDECMKLLDDAGIYVISDLSEPSLSVNRDDPKWDVELLKRYTDVVDALSGYSNVIGFFAGNEVTNNATNTDASAYVKAAVRDTKNHIKATTKRWLGVGYAANDDADIRENIAKYFNCGNQSEAIDYWGYNIYSWCGESSFTDSGYDKQVEFFKGYSVPVFFAEYGCNIPHGAEGRIWEETTALYSDKMTGVISGGIVYMYHQEENDYGLVQIKGSTASKLKDFDTLSTAMASVRPSPTQMDAYNPTNSPAACPTVNSKWVVSGDRLPPTPNNDLCECMYKSLTCVPSDNLKTTDFGKIFNYVCDQTPEACDGINGNVTSGVYGPFSMCGDKQKLGYILNEYYNSQNQASGACEFKGQATIQAAEADDRCKASLAEASEAASNTQGGSETSKNIAVPIPMKHLFTIGDLAVGAYVVVAMGVGAGMVLL, encoded by the exons ATGCGATTCTCTAAAACATCTCTCGTTTCCGCCTCCCTACTACTAGGGCAGGCGGCCGCCGAACTTCCTCCCATTGTCATGAAG GGGTCCAAATTCTTCTACGAAAATGGCACCCAATTCTTCATGAAGGGTGTTGCTTACCAGCAAGACAGCGCCGCCTCCGGCCAGTCCACCGGCAGCTCCAAGTACAGCGACCCTCTTGCCGATCCCGCCAGCTGCAGACGCGACGTCCCCCTTCTCAAGCAACTCCGTACCAACACCATCCGTACCTATGCCATTGACCCAACCAAGAACCACGACGAGTGCATGAAGCTTCTCGACGACGCCGGCATCTATGTCATCAGCGATCTTAGCGAGCCAAGCTTGTCGGTCAACCGCGACGACCCCAAGTGGGACGTCGAGTTGCTCAAGAGATACACTGATGTCGTCGACGCCCTGAGCGGGTACAGCAACGTGATCGGCTTCTTCGCTGGTAACGAGGTCACCAACAATGCCACCAATACTGATGCCTCTGCCTACGTCAAGGCCGCTGTCCGCGACACCAAGAACCACATCaaggccaccaccaaacGCTGGTTGGGCGTTGGCTATGCTGCCAACGATGACGCCGATATCCGTGAAAACATTGCCAAGTACTTCAACTGCGGCAACCAGAGCGAGGCCATCGATTACTGGGGATACAACATCTACTCGTGGTGCGGCGAGAGCTCTTTCACGGATTCGGGCTATGATAAGCAGGTCGAGTTCTTCAAAGGGTACTCGGTGCCTGTCTTCTTTGCCGAATATGGCTGCAACATTCCCCACGGTGCTGAGGGTCGTATCTGGGAGGAGACTACTGCCCTCTACTCTGATAAAATGACTGGCGTTATTAGCGGCGGCATTGTTTACATGTACCACCAGGAGGAGAATGACTACG GTCTGGTCCAAATCAAGGGCAGCACCGCCTCCAAGTTGAAGGACTTTGACACTCTCTCGACCGCCATGGCGTCCGTTCGCCCTTCGCCTACCCAGATGGATGCCTACAATcccaccaactcccccgCCGCCTGCCCCACGGTCAACTCCAAGTGGGTCGTCAGCGGCGACCGCTTGCCCCCTACCCCCAACAACGACCTTTGCGAGTGCATGTACAAGTCCTTGACCTGCGTTCCTTCGGACAACCTCAAGACCACCGACTTTGGCAAGATCTTCAATTATGTCTGCGACCAGACTCCCGAGGCGTGCGACGGCATCAACGGCAATGTCACCTCGGGCGTGTACGGACCCTTCTCCATGTGCGGAGATAAGCAGAAGTTGGGGTATATTCTCAACGAGTACTACAACTCCCAGAACCAGGCCAGCGGCGCTTGCGAGTTCAAGGGGCAGGCCACCATCCAGGCGGCCGAGGCTGATGACCGGTGCAAGGCTAGCTTGGCTGAGGCCAGCGAGGCTGCTAGCAACACCCAGGGTGGGTCAGAGACGAGCAAGAATATTGCCGTGCCTATCCCCATGAAGCACCTGTTTACGATTGGTGACTTGGCTGTCGGGGCGTATGTGGTTGTTGCTATGGGCGTTGGTGCTGGTATGGTGCTTTTGTAA